A stretch of the Teretinema zuelzerae genome encodes the following:
- a CDS encoding OadG family protein codes for MAQIEQGLILLAVGMAVLFIFMGLMIVILHYFQKIAARFSPKD; via the coding sequence ATGGCTCAAATAGAACAGGGATTGATTCTGCTTGCGGTCGGCATGGCGGTGCTCTTCATTTTCATGGGGCTGATGATCGTCATCCTCCACTACTTCCAGAAAATCGCCGCGCGCTTTTCCCCGAAAGACTGA
- a CDS encoding sodium ion-translocating decarboxylase subunit beta, whose translation MLEEIVRFFSAGILSIGLKEIAMYLIGAALIWLAIEKDYEPMLLLPIGFGAILINLPLGTVWEMYGEPGILQTLFNAGILSEVFPLLIFIGVGAMIDFSPLFQRPWLMLFGAAAHIGIFVTVIIAMAFGYDLKEAACIGVIGAADGPTTIIVTKQFAKDLLGPIMVVAYSYMSLVPIIQPPVIRALTTKKERLIRMQAVDHQIPRSVTISFPIIVTIVSCLLVPMGAPLIGFLMFGNLLRVCGVLEKLSSTAQNELANIVTLLLGISVAASMRADAFLRLETLGIMALGLIAFIINTAGGVLFAKLINLFLPKTKKINPMIGACGISAFPMSSRVIQKMALKDDPHNIILMHAVSANVSGQLGSVIAGGLLLALVPLLAGGM comes from the coding sequence ATGCTCGAAGAAATTGTACGATTTTTTTCAGCGGGGATACTCTCCATCGGACTGAAAGAAATCGCCATGTACCTGATCGGAGCGGCCCTGATCTGGCTTGCTATCGAGAAGGACTATGAACCGATGCTCCTGCTCCCGATCGGTTTCGGCGCCATCCTCATCAATCTTCCGCTGGGAACGGTGTGGGAGATGTACGGAGAGCCGGGAATCCTGCAGACGCTTTTTAACGCGGGAATTCTCTCGGAAGTATTTCCACTCCTTATCTTCATCGGCGTGGGAGCGATGATCGATTTCTCTCCCCTCTTTCAGCGCCCCTGGCTCATGCTTTTCGGAGCGGCCGCGCACATCGGCATTTTCGTCACGGTAATCATCGCCATGGCCTTCGGCTACGACCTGAAGGAAGCGGCATGCATCGGCGTAATCGGAGCGGCGGACGGCCCGACGACTATCATCGTAACCAAGCAGTTCGCAAAGGACCTCCTCGGTCCGATCATGGTGGTCGCCTATTCGTACATGTCGCTGGTCCCCATTATTCAGCCCCCGGTCATACGCGCGCTAACGACGAAAAAAGAGAGGCTGATCAGGATGCAGGCGGTCGATCACCAAATTCCCCGCTCGGTTACCATCAGCTTTCCCATCATCGTTACCATTGTATCCTGCCTCCTGGTACCCATGGGCGCGCCCCTCATCGGCTTTCTCATGTTCGGAAACCTGCTGCGCGTCTGCGGAGTGCTGGAAAAACTCTCCTCGACCGCCCAGAACGAGCTGGCCAACATAGTAACCCTTCTCCTCGGCATAAGCGTCGCGGCTTCCATGCGAGCGGACGCCTTCCTCCGGCTGGAGACACTGGGAATCATGGCCCTCGGCCTGATCGCCTTCATCATCAATACCGCCGGAGGCGTTCTCTTCGCGAAATTGATCAACCTCTTCCTCCCGAAGACTAAAAAGATCAATCCGATGATCGGCGCCTGCGGAATCTCTGCCTTCCCGATGTCCAGCCGGGTTATTCAGAAAATGGCATTGAAGGACGATCCGCACAACATCATCCTGATGCACGCGGTTAGCGCGAACGTATCGGGACAGCTCGGTTCGGTTATCGCCGGAGGTCTTCTTTTGGCTCTGGTGCCGCTTTTAGCAGGAGGAATGTGA